From Pseudanabaena sp. PCC 6802, one genomic window encodes:
- a CDS encoding DUF4351 domain-containing protein gives MGQVKRDRIEDLSLEDLESLGEALLDFSGIADLEKWLMDK, from the coding sequence ATAGGGCAAGTAAAGCGCGATCGCATTGAAGACCTATCTTTGGAAGATTTAGAATCTCTTGGCGAAGCATTATTGGATTTTTCTGGGATTGCAGATTTGGAGAAATGGCTGATGGATAAATAG
- the psaC gene encoding photosystem I iron-sulfur center protein PsaC, with translation MSHSVKIYDTCIGCTQCVRACPTDVLEMVPWDGCKAGQIASSPRTEDCVGCKRCETACPTDFLSIRVYLGAETSRSMALTY, from the coding sequence ATGTCCCATTCAGTCAAAATATACGATACGTGTATTGGTTGCACTCAATGTGTACGTGCCTGCCCCACTGATGTATTGGAAATGGTTCCTTGGGATGGATGTAAGGCGGGTCAAATCGCCTCTTCTCCACGCACTGAGGACTGTGTCGGTTGTAAGCGTTGCGAAACTGCTTGCCCCACTGACTTTCTAAGCATCCGCGTGTATCTAGGCGCTGAAACATCTCGTAGTATGGCTCTCACCTACTAG
- a CDS encoding heme-copper oxidase subunit III encodes MQGSTIDTAQVELNHSEIAHTTTHHHEHPDHRVFGLLVFLFSEGMLFMGLFAAYLTFRVVAPAWPPEGTPELELLLPGINTAILVSSSFVIHQADAAIKRDDIKSVRWWFLATFVMGAIFLCGQLYEYNHLGFGLTTNLFASTFYVLTGFHGFHVFVGLTIIALVGLRSFKPGAFLGGKHYGIEAASIYWHFVDIIWIILFLLLYIL; translated from the coding sequence ATGCAAGGTTCAACCATCGATACCGCTCAAGTGGAGCTTAACCATTCTGAGATCGCTCATACTACAACCCATCATCACGAGCACCCGGATCATCGCGTCTTTGGGCTGCTGGTGTTTCTTTTTTCCGAGGGCATGTTGTTCATGGGTTTGTTTGCAGCTTACCTAACTTTTAGGGTAGTTGCCCCCGCCTGGCCGCCAGAGGGTACGCCAGAGTTAGAGTTGCTTTTGCCTGGAATTAATACTGCTATTCTCGTGTCCAGTAGTTTTGTAATTCACCAGGCTGATGCCGCGATTAAGCGCGATGATATCAAGTCCGTGCGGTGGTGGTTTTTGGCTACGTTCGTCATGGGTGCAATTTTCCTGTGCGGTCAGCTATACGAATACAATCATCTGGGGTTTGGGCTAACCACTAACCTATTTGCCAGCACGTTTTACGTCCTGACTGGTTTCCACGGCTTTCACGTTTTCGTGGGCTTAACAATTATTGCGCTGGTTGGCTTGCGATCGTTCAAACCAGGCGCATTTCTAGGTGGCAAGCACTACGGCATTGAAGCAGCCTCAATTTACTGGCACTTCGTCGATATTATCTGGATTATCCTGTTCTTGTTGCTGTATATCCTGTAA
- the radC gene encoding RadC family protein — translation MTYSLRIVDMAASERPRERLLSHGTRHLSTAELIAILLGTGQGGQGEGKLSAVGLGHAILQKVGRDFSDPVAGLQNVSAQELMKIPGVGPAKATTILAAIELGKRAFCARPPDKAEITDPSVAVAALSHDLMWQPQERLAILMLDNRNRIVAQRTMTIGTATETLAHPRDIFREVLKSGAIKLIVAHNHPSGNTDPSPEDIALTRQLLEAARFLNIPLLDHLILGNGDYKSIREATNLWQEYPQAG, via the coding sequence ATGACTTATTCCTTGCGTATTGTCGATATGGCAGCCAGCGAACGTCCCCGCGAACGCCTTCTCAGTCATGGAACGCGCCATTTATCGACAGCAGAACTAATCGCAATTTTGCTCGGTACGGGTCAGGGCGGTCAAGGTGAGGGTAAATTATCGGCAGTAGGGCTGGGTCATGCGATCTTGCAAAAAGTTGGTCGGGACTTTAGCGATCCAGTTGCAGGGTTGCAAAATGTCTCGGCACAGGAATTAATGAAAATTCCTGGTGTGGGGCCAGCCAAAGCTACGACAATTCTGGCGGCGATCGAGCTGGGTAAAAGAGCATTTTGCGCCCGTCCGCCTGATAAAGCCGAAATTACCGATCCATCCGTCGCGGTGGCAGCACTCAGCCACGATTTAATGTGGCAACCTCAAGAACGGCTTGCTATTTTAATGTTAGATAATAGGAATCGTATCGTCGCGCAGCGCACTATGACAATTGGTACCGCAACTGAAACCCTAGCGCATCCCCGCGATATTTTTCGCGAGGTACTCAAAAGTGGCGCTATCAAGTTAATCGTTGCCCATAACCATCCTTCAGGCAATACCGATCCCAGTCCTGAGGATATTGCACTGACGCGACAACTGCTAGAGGCGGCTCGCTTCCTTAATATTCCTCTGTTAGATCACCTGATTTTAGGAAATGGCGACTATAAGAGTATTAGAGAAGCAACTAATCTTTGGCAAGAGTATCCTCAAGCCGGATAG
- a CDS encoding CmpA/NrtA family ABC transporter substrate-binding protein: MTFTLKTKGSSLSPLSDLSNIARCPCGGNHLPQDHWEFWSSMPQNPPDLIDDLVKMGTYSPQVLDLANTLTQVELREALLLQQIGGGDPVREQFCRDLLREAGGLDQAMAAAFGVHATEFFSNTIRTGDFSRREFLKRVVVAGALISIASCNNTQPTTPTASPEAAAPGKLEKTNLTIGFIPITCATPIVMSDPLGFYAKHGLKVTVKKMPNWAAVRDSAIAGELDAYHMLSPMPIAITLGLGSAAFPIKLASIENINGQAITVALKHKDKVKEAKDFKGFKIGVPFPFSMHNLLIRYYLATGGLDPDKDVQIFPVPPPDSVAKMTAGEIDAMLMPDPFNQRAVFEKIGFIHILSKDLWNGHPCCAFAASQSWIDANPNSFKAVNKAIIDACSYANDPANRSKVAAALIERKYLNQPLPVVEAVLTGKFEDGLGNTLDVPDRIGFDPYPWKSFAKWISAQLVRWDLMPKDKADYDKIAKDIFLTEVAANLQKDLGQTPPTEAERLEKLKYDSFDPKNPAVYVDEQIKKYKV, translated from the coding sequence ATGACTTTTACGCTCAAAACTAAAGGTAGTTCATTATCGCCTTTGTCCGATTTGTCCAATATTGCTCGGTGTCCTTGTGGTGGAAATCATTTACCCCAAGACCACTGGGAATTTTGGTCGAGTATGCCCCAAAACCCGCCAGACCTGATCGACGATCTCGTTAAGATGGGGACGTACAGCCCGCAAGTACTGGATCTGGCCAATACCCTCACCCAAGTTGAGTTGCGCGAAGCGCTACTGTTGCAACAAATTGGTGGCGGCGATCCAGTTCGAGAACAGTTCTGTCGAGATTTGCTTAGGGAAGCGGGTGGCTTAGACCAGGCTATGGCAGCCGCCTTCGGCGTACACGCTACAGAGTTCTTCAGCAACACAATTCGTACGGGTGACTTTAGTCGTCGCGAGTTTCTCAAACGGGTAGTAGTAGCAGGGGCGCTGATTAGTATTGCCAGTTGTAATAACACTCAGCCGACGACTCCGACAGCCTCGCCTGAAGCTGCGGCACCAGGCAAGCTAGAGAAAACTAACTTAACGATTGGTTTCATCCCCATCACCTGTGCCACGCCGATCGTGATGTCCGATCCGCTGGGCTTCTATGCCAAGCACGGTCTGAAAGTGACGGTGAAGAAAATGCCCAACTGGGCAGCGGTTAGGGACTCGGCGATCGCGGGCGAACTCGATGCCTATCACATGCTTTCTCCCATGCCGATCGCGATTACGCTGGGTTTAGGTTCTGCGGCTTTTCCGATTAAGCTCGCCAGTATTGAGAATATTAACGGTCAGGCAATTACAGTCGCCCTTAAGCACAAAGACAAAGTCAAAGAAGCAAAGGACTTTAAAGGCTTCAAGATTGGCGTGCCGTTTCCCTTCTCCATGCACAACCTATTGATTCGCTACTATTTAGCAACTGGCGGACTCGACCCCGATAAAGACGTACAAATTTTCCCCGTACCACCGCCCGATAGTGTAGCGAAGATGACAGCCGGTGAAATCGATGCCATGCTAATGCCCGATCCTTTCAACCAACGCGCCGTGTTTGAGAAGATCGGTTTTATCCATATCCTCAGCAAGGATCTCTGGAACGGACACCCCTGTTGCGCGTTTGCTGCCAGCCAGTCATGGATCGATGCCAATCCCAACTCCTTCAAAGCTGTCAATAAAGCAATTATTGATGCTTGCAGTTATGCCAACGACCCCGCTAACCGTTCTAAAGTTGCTGCGGCTCTGATCGAACGCAAGTATCTCAATCAACCTTTACCCGTGGTTGAAGCAGTTCTAACTGGCAAGTTTGAAGATGGATTGGGTAACACGTTAGATGTCCCCGATCGCATTGGTTTCGATCCTTATCCCTGGAAGAGCTTTGCTAAGTGGATCTCCGCTCAACTCGTGCGCTGGGATTTGATGCCCAAGGACAAGGCAGATTATGACAAGATTGCTAAAGATATTTTCCTGACGGAAGTAGCAGCAAATCTGCAAAAGGACTTGGGACAAACTCCACCCACTGAAGCAGAACGCTTGGAGAAACTGAAGTACGACTCCTTCGATCCTAAGAATCCTGCCGTGTATGTAGACGAGCAGATTAAGAAGTACAAGGTATGA
- the ntrB gene encoding nitrate ABC transporter permease, with protein MSISTHSPSFRLGINQKAFLLFLAILAVILLFWEMGVNNKIFLPIMPSASQTLKDAWFWFTNPFFDNGPNDKGLGWLLLTSLQRVVVGFLIGSAIAVPLGILVGLSPIVSRAVDPFIQILRPVSPLAWLPLGLALIKDSERTALFVIAITSIWPTLANTKFGVSNVDPAYLNVARTLGASRWRTIRKVILPAAAPSIIAGLRISFGIAWLVIVAAEILLSGGVGYFIWNEWNNLKITSIITAILTIGIVGLILDRLFGLLQSWVSFGQRTS; from the coding sequence ATGAGTATATCTACTCACTCGCCATCCTTTCGACTTGGCATTAACCAAAAAGCCTTTTTACTGTTTTTAGCCATATTGGCAGTTATCCTACTGTTTTGGGAAATGGGCGTAAATAATAAGATATTTCTGCCCATCATGCCGTCGGCAAGTCAGACACTTAAAGATGCCTGGTTTTGGTTCACGAATCCATTCTTCGATAATGGCCCCAACGATAAGGGTTTGGGATGGCTCTTGCTCACCAGCCTGCAACGAGTGGTAGTGGGTTTTCTGATTGGTTCGGCGATCGCCGTGCCTTTAGGCATACTTGTGGGCTTGTCTCCCATTGTATCTAGAGCAGTCGATCCTTTCATCCAGATTCTCCGTCCTGTCTCGCCGCTGGCGTGGCTGCCGTTGGGGCTGGCACTGATTAAAGACTCAGAGCGTACCGCTCTGTTTGTAATTGCCATTACCAGCATCTGGCCGACTTTGGCAAATACCAAGTTTGGCGTGAGCAATGTCGATCCGGCCTACCTCAACGTTGCCCGCACGCTAGGTGCTTCGCGCTGGCGTACGATCCGCAAAGTGATTTTACCTGCCGCCGCTCCCAGTATTATTGCTGGGTTGCGCATTAGTTTTGGCATTGCCTGGCTTGTGATTGTAGCGGCGGAAATCTTGCTGAGTGGAGGGGTTGGTTATTTTATTTGGAATGAGTGGAACAATTTGAAAATCACCAGTATCATTACCGCCATTTTGACGATTGGGATTGTGGGATTGATCCTGGATCGACTGTTCGGCCTTTTGCAAAGTTGGGTGTCTTTTGGACAGAGGACATCGTAA
- the cynS gene encoding cyanase has product MSNVEVPAITEKLLAAKKSKGLSFADLEAIVGLDEICIASIFYRQATASAEEATKILQALGLSLDLSSELTAYPVKGLGPVVPTDPLVYRFYEIMQVYGMPMKDVIQEKFGDGIMSAIDFTLDIEKVEDPKGDRVKVVMNGKFLPYKKW; this is encoded by the coding sequence ATGTCAAACGTTGAAGTACCTGCAATTACCGAAAAGTTATTAGCTGCCAAGAAGAGCAAAGGTCTCAGCTTCGCCGATCTCGAAGCGATCGTCGGACTCGATGAAATCTGCATTGCCTCAATTTTCTATCGACAGGCAACGGCATCTGCGGAGGAAGCAACCAAGATTCTCCAGGCTCTGGGCTTGAGTTTGGATCTTAGCTCGGAACTGACGGCCTACCCGGTCAAAGGTTTAGGACCAGTCGTACCAACCGATCCGCTCGTTTACCGCTTTTACGAAATTATGCAGGTATATGGGATGCCAATGAAAGATGTCATCCAGGAGAAATTTGGTGATGGGATTATGAGCGCGATCGATTTCACGCTCGATATTGAGAAGGTGGAAGATCCAAAGGGCGATCGCGTCAAAGTAGTTATGAATGGGAAGTTCCTA
- a CDS encoding cytochrome c oxidase subunit II, whose protein sequence is MNARKTISVVTVLCLIVISGIWYGNNHGLLPLAASDEASLYDGLFNTLTALATALFLLVEGTLLFCIFRFRRRPDDNTDGPPIRDNFTLELIWTAVPTVIVMFVGIYSFDVYSAMRGNSPALMMAMSHDLSGHHQPAHHQPAAIAPDKLANKLGIDKLGIEPVQASILTSNTDRQSTHVNSEISNLAEAMPSTKPPDSSNLPGAGNVEQPDLSTTNINVTAMQFAWIFSYPDYNNIETAELHVPVGSKVNLNLKATDVIHAFWVPQIRLKQDVIPGLPTQLQFTANKIGDYPVVCAELCGAYHGGMRAQLFVDTPDGFQAWVKTTQEELASNPSKRVIAANSLNQPTTAMTDREYLAGRMKNMEAIEDIDITVLHSVPQPVRHSPDLSHLHMSRT, encoded by the coding sequence ATGAATGCAAGAAAAACTATTTCTGTTGTGACCGTACTGTGCCTGATCGTAATTTCAGGCATTTGGTATGGCAACAACCATGGCTTGTTACCATTAGCCGCTTCTGATGAGGCATCGCTATACGATGGACTGTTCAACACCCTGACTGCACTAGCAACGGCATTATTTCTACTTGTAGAAGGAACTTTACTATTTTGTATATTTCGCTTCCGCCGTCGGCCTGACGATAATACAGACGGGCCACCCATTCGCGATAACTTTACCCTGGAATTGATCTGGACGGCTGTTCCAACAGTAATTGTGATGTTTGTCGGTATTTATAGCTTCGATGTTTACAGTGCCATGCGGGGCAACTCGCCAGCATTGATGATGGCAATGTCGCACGATCTGTCCGGTCATCACCAACCTGCCCATCACCAACCTGCAGCGATCGCCCCGGATAAGTTAGCTAATAAGTTAGGTATAGATAAGCTGGGCATAGAGCCAGTCCAGGCTAGTATTTTAACCTCAAATACAGATCGTCAATCCACTCATGTCAATAGCGAGATATCCAATCTAGCTGAGGCAATGCCGTCCACTAAACCACCTGATTCCTCTAATTTACCTGGTGCTGGCAATGTCGAACAGCCCGATCTGTCGACTACTAACATTAACGTCACGGCGATGCAGTTTGCCTGGATTTTTTCTTATCCCGATTACAACAACATCGAGACGGCTGAACTGCACGTTCCGGTTGGGAGTAAGGTAAACCTGAATCTCAAAGCCACAGATGTAATTCACGCTTTTTGGGTGCCGCAGATCCGCCTCAAGCAAGACGTAATTCCCGGTCTTCCGACCCAGCTACAATTTACGGCTAACAAAATAGGAGATTACCCCGTCGTTTGTGCTGAGCTATGTGGAGCTTATCACGGCGGCATGAGGGCACAGTTATTTGTAGATACACCTGACGGATTTCAAGCTTGGGTTAAAACCACTCAGGAGGAGCTAGCTAGCAATCCATCTAAACGAGTAATTGCTGCAAATAGTCTCAATCAACCCACTACCGCAATGACAGATAGGGAGTATCTAGCAGGGAGAATGAAAAACATGGAAGCGATCGAAGATATTGATATCACAGTGCTGCATTCAGTGCCGCAGCCAGTTCGCCATTCCCCTGATCTGTCTCATCTTCATATGTCACGTACCTAA
- the ctaD gene encoding cytochrome c oxidase subunit I, with the protein MTQAVKPDTDTQEGKVSPHHKTGWREYFTFNTDHKVIGIQYLVTTFVFYLLGGVLASLVRVELATPDSDLVPPEMYNGLFTMHGTIMIFLWIVPAINGGFGNYLVPLMIGARDMAFPRLNAAAFWMIPPAGLLLISSFFFGAPSTGWTAYPPLSILTDQHVGQAIWIFSVILLGTSSILGAVNFIVTILAMRLPGMDLFSMPLYCWAMLATSFLIAIATPVLAGALILLGFDLLIGTAFFNPTGGGDPVVYQHLFWFYSHPAVYVMVLPVFGIISEIVPVHSRKPIFGYKTIAFSSMFICILGLLVWAHHMFTSGTPEWLRVFFMIATLLIAVPTGIKVFSWLATLWGGKLRLESPLLFAIGFISMFVIGGLSGVMLASVPIDIHVHDTYFIVGHFHYVLFGGSVFGIYAAIYHWFPKITGRMYSEFWGKVHFALTFIGFNLCFMPMHVLGLQGMPRRVAQYDPQFASINLVCTIGAFILAISTLPFLVNAIYSWMRGPKAGSNPWKALTLEWTTDSPPIHENWPGEPVLLTGPYDYGMGYFDEKDEQTPVVVGT; encoded by the coding sequence ATGACACAAGCAGTAAAACCTGATACCGATACTCAAGAGGGGAAGGTCTCACCACATCATAAAACTGGTTGGCGCGAGTATTTTACCTTTAATACCGATCATAAAGTCATCGGTATTCAGTACCTGGTCACTACGTTTGTTTTCTATTTACTGGGAGGTGTATTAGCATCGCTCGTGAGAGTCGAGCTTGCCACGCCAGATTCAGATTTGGTGCCGCCAGAGATGTACAACGGTCTGTTTACAATGCACGGTACGATTATGATCTTTCTCTGGATCGTACCAGCGATTAATGGAGGATTTGGGAATTATCTGGTGCCGCTAATGATTGGCGCAAGGGATATGGCATTCCCCCGCCTGAACGCTGCTGCATTTTGGATGATTCCCCCTGCCGGACTGTTGTTGATTAGCAGCTTCTTCTTTGGCGCGCCATCAACGGGTTGGACGGCTTACCCGCCGCTCAGTATCTTGACCGATCAACACGTCGGTCAAGCAATCTGGATCTTTAGCGTGATTTTGCTCGGCACTTCTTCTATTTTGGGCGCGGTAAATTTTATCGTCACAATTCTGGCAATGCGCTTGCCAGGTATGGATTTGTTCAGTATGCCACTGTATTGCTGGGCAATGCTGGCAACCTCCTTTCTGATCGCGATCGCTACGCCAGTGCTAGCTGGAGCGCTGATTCTCTTAGGATTCGATCTGTTAATCGGCACGGCATTTTTCAATCCCACAGGTGGAGGCGATCCGGTTGTCTATCAACACCTGTTCTGGTTTTATTCCCACCCCGCTGTCTATGTGATGGTTCTGCCCGTGTTTGGCATTATTTCTGAGATCGTTCCCGTACACTCCCGCAAGCCCATTTTTGGCTACAAGACGATCGCTTTCTCCAGCATGTTCATCTGCATTTTGGGGTTGCTAGTATGGGCGCACCACATGTTCACCAGCGGTACGCCGGAATGGTTGCGCGTGTTCTTTATGATTGCCACTTTGTTGATTGCGGTACCGACAGGCATCAAAGTGTTTAGCTGGCTGGCAACTCTGTGGGGCGGGAAGCTTCGTCTGGAGAGTCCTTTGCTATTTGCGATCGGTTTTATTTCCATGTTTGTCATCGGCGGACTCAGCGGTGTCATGCTGGCTTCAGTACCAATTGATATTCACGTACACGATACTTACTTCATTGTGGGGCATTTCCACTATGTTTTATTTGGTGGCAGTGTATTTGGGATTTATGCCGCGATTTACCACTGGTTCCCCAAAATTACAGGACGCATGTACAGCGAATTCTGGGGTAAGGTACATTTTGCCCTGACCTTCATTGGCTTTAACCTCTGCTTTATGCCCATGCATGTCCTGGGTTTGCAGGGCATGCCGCGACGGGTGGCGCAATACGACCCGCAGTTTGCATCGATTAATCTCGTTTGCACGATTGGCGCGTTTATCCTGGCAATTTCCACTTTGCCTTTCCTGGTCAATGCTATCTATAGCTGGATGCGAGGGCCAAAAGCCGGTTCTAACCCCTGGAAAGCTTTAACCCTAGAATGGACTACTGACTCACCGCCAATTCACGAAAACTGGCCAGGCGAACCAGTCTTGTTAACTGGGCCCTACGACTACGGTATGGGATATTTTGACGAAAAGGACGAACAGACACCTGTAGTGGTAGGCACGTAG
- a CDS encoding ABC transporter ATP-binding protein, translating into MNSNSRSKAIGAMAHLAIQGVSKVFRGRQTLMDKAFKRATPDYIAITDINLEIEVNTFVSIIGTSGCGKSTLLNIIAGLSKPTTGSILLDGRLVTKPGPDRGVVFQSYALMPWMTVAENIDFAIATVYPQMSHFEREAIVYEYLGLVNLQGAEKKHPHELSGGMKQRVGIARALAINPSILLMDEPFGALDALTRGFLQDEIARIWEQKQKTVVLITHSIEEALLLSDKIVMMTRGPSAKIAQVLDVPFPRPRKREELDQYPAYHALKVEMEQHLMRETRAIEESRTLSVGE; encoded by the coding sequence ATGAACAGCAATTCCAGATCGAAAGCAATAGGAGCAATGGCGCATCTTGCGATCCAAGGTGTCTCCAAAGTTTTTCGGGGCAGACAAACCCTAATGGATAAAGCCTTTAAGCGCGCTACTCCGGACTACATAGCCATCACCGATATCAATTTGGAAATAGAGGTAAATACCTTTGTTTCGATTATCGGCACTTCTGGTTGTGGCAAATCCACCTTGTTGAATATTATTGCCGGATTGTCAAAACCAACAACGGGGTCGATTTTGCTCGATGGTAGATTGGTTACCAAACCTGGCCCCGATCGCGGTGTAGTTTTCCAGAGCTATGCCCTCATGCCCTGGATGACAGTGGCTGAGAATATCGACTTCGCGATCGCTACAGTCTACCCTCAAATGTCACACTTCGAGCGAGAAGCGATCGTGTACGAATATCTGGGGCTTGTTAACCTGCAAGGTGCGGAGAAGAAACATCCCCACGAATTATCCGGCGGCATGAAACAGCGGGTGGGCATTGCCAGGGCATTGGCGATCAATCCCAGTATCCTGTTGATGGACGAACCGTTTGGAGCGCTCGACGCGCTGACGCGAGGCTTCTTGCAGGATGAAATCGCCCGTATTTGGGAGCAAAAGCAGAAAACCGTGGTTCTAATTACGCACAGTATCGAGGAGGCATTATTGCTATCTGACAAAATTGTGATGATGACGCGGGGGCCTTCTGCCAAGATCGCTCAGGTTTTGGACGTGCCATTTCCGCGCCCGCGCAAGCGCGAGGAGCTAGACCAGTATCCTGCCTACCACGCTCTCAAAGTAGAAATGGAACAGCATCTGATGCGCGAAACTAGAGCGATCGAGGAATCTCGCACTCTATCTGTTGGTGAATAA
- a CDS encoding DUF2779 domain-containing protein, with the protein MARVSSSRIAAIAITKTGPSAYMSTPIYLSKSDFKVAQTCPTKLYYKKLGYPTVGSYSNYARMLSDGEFIIHQMARLLHSDGIAIASEQGIEACIALTQKALQQKNVILFDAAIYAGHKLIRIDILIKQGDRFEQIEVRSKAFDSRENAELINSRGINLFRSKKDGRVSSAWRSAIADVSYQTYVLQEFLEEEMGLQPEIHPYLIMPDKSKIAAIEGLAFDFQIQHVRSRNSFSKFDRVEVTFSGDLQQLREHHILSKVSIKDEVLEVMPATIAAAKPLVESLKNGITKIEVPISKSCKNCEFRGNSLDSRDGFKECWRELADVEPHILDLYHMGRIGGSDGAVVNELIQQGKVSIYDVPSEHLNDITYSLRQLVQLEYTRKNTEWISKQLPKLLTKFQYPLHFIDFETARMTVPYHAGMQPFEQIAFQWSCHTINRPGDPPIHSDWLDLNNSFPNFKFARALMEQIGDRGTIFTWATHENSVLRDIHKQVSAYGHRDPELETWLGKTVKTHSHGMSRLVDMNALTLQHYFHPLMKGKTSLKTVLPAIWATNSYLHQLPWLSAYLKQIDGKILNPYAALPEVDILGEIAVINEGTGAMLAYQEILHGKHRDRPEAREKWRELLRQYCCLDTMAMVIVWTHWCYLVASEK; encoded by the coding sequence TTGGCAAGAGTATCCTCAAGCCGGATAGCCGCGATCGCTATTACTAAAACTGGGCCATCAGCTTACATGTCCACTCCGATCTACCTCTCCAAATCCGATTTTAAAGTTGCCCAGACTTGTCCGACCAAGTTGTACTACAAGAAATTAGGCTATCCCACGGTTGGCAGTTACAGCAACTACGCCAGGATGTTATCTGATGGAGAATTTATCATTCACCAGATGGCGCGGTTACTGCACTCAGATGGGATAGCGATTGCTTCCGAGCAGGGTATTGAAGCATGTATTGCCCTCACGCAGAAGGCATTACAGCAGAAAAATGTCATTCTATTCGACGCAGCTATTTATGCCGGTCACAAGCTGATACGGATTGATATTTTAATTAAACAGGGCGATCGCTTTGAACAGATCGAGGTGAGATCTAAAGCATTTGACAGTCGCGAGAACGCAGAATTAATTAACTCTAGAGGAATTAATCTATTTCGCAGTAAAAAAGACGGTCGAGTATCTAGCGCATGGCGATCGGCGATCGCGGATGTCAGCTACCAGACCTATGTGCTGCAAGAATTCCTGGAAGAGGAAATGGGACTGCAGCCGGAAATACATCCCTATCTGATTATGCCGGATAAGTCAAAGATAGCGGCGATCGAGGGGCTAGCCTTTGATTTCCAAATTCAACACGTTCGATCGCGTAATTCTTTCTCTAAGTTCGATCGCGTGGAAGTAACATTTTCTGGCGATCTGCAACAGCTAAGAGAACATCATATTTTATCCAAAGTCAGTATTAAAGATGAAGTTCTAGAGGTGATGCCTGCTACGATCGCGGCGGCAAAACCACTGGTAGAAAGCTTGAAGAACGGGATTACCAAAATTGAGGTGCCAATTAGCAAATCCTGCAAGAATTGCGAATTTAGGGGAAATTCTCTCGACTCTAGAGATGGCTTTAAAGAATGCTGGCGGGAACTCGCCGATGTCGAGCCACACATTCTCGATCTCTACCATATGGGTCGCATTGGCGGTTCCGACGGTGCAGTTGTCAACGAGCTAATTCAACAGGGTAAGGTCAGCATATATGATGTCCCCTCCGAGCACTTAAACGATATTACCTATAGCTTGAGGCAATTAGTACAACTTGAATATACCCGCAAAAATACGGAATGGATTTCCAAACAACTACCCAAGCTCCTGACCAAATTCCAATATCCGCTTCATTTTATCGATTTTGAAACCGCACGCATGACGGTTCCCTATCATGCTGGAATGCAACCCTTCGAGCAAATCGCATTTCAATGGAGCTGTCATACGATTAATAGACCTGGCGATCCTCCCATCCATTCCGACTGGCTCGATTTAAATAACTCTTTCCCAAATTTTAAGTTTGCGCGTGCCCTGATGGAGCAGATTGGCGATCGCGGCACCATCTTCACCTGGGCTACTCACGAAAATAGTGTCTTGCGAGATATCCACAAGCAGGTGTCAGCATACGGTCATCGCGATCCAGAACTGGAGACATGGTTGGGTAAAACTGTCAAAACTCATAGTCATGGCATGTCGCGTTTAGTCGATATGAATGCCCTTACGCTCCAGCATTATTTCCATCCTCTCATGAAAGGTAAAACTTCGCTCAAGACCGTTTTACCTGCAATCTGGGCAACCAACTCCTATTTGCATCAGTTACCCTGGTTGAGTGCATATCTCAAGCAAATAGATGGCAAGATCCTGAATCCCTATGCTGCTCTGCCAGAAGTAGATATCCTGGGAGAAATCGCTGTAATTAATGAAGGAACTGGAGCTATGCTTGCTTATCAAGAGATTTTACATGGCAAACATCGCGATCGCCCTGAAGCCAGAGAAAAGTGGCGGGAATTGCTCCGACAGTATTGCTGCTTGGATACGATGGCGATGGTAATTGTCTGGACGCACTGGTGCTATCTGGTTGCTAGTGAGAAATAG